A stretch of Myxococcus hansupus DNA encodes these proteins:
- a CDS encoding DUF7151 family protein: MRWTWLWMVMFVAGCDAIDLRRLVTQHEARTRVDTEPAGPNCEHGGKAVLSGLDLDANGSLDDTEVTGTEYVCATLAPGVLVRTRPVPRGEACPHGGSLSQAGMDLDGDGILSDDEVTREVQGCIEPEPVRVVARVRELTTYPYVCRYGNSLVEAGVDLNGNGVLDEDELRAAVRLCSNFETTLLRQRPEPVGPNCATGGTVVEAGVDGNRNAVLDNEEVLATTYVCQPLVTHHGMLVVEDAADVEALRGISNIRGNLTLQAPDVTELVLPGLVSVEGTLEIHGAALQRVELPALRYVGGTLSISGTQLSTLHVGPQEHDALAQVRVHSLGLRTLPSLTSLAGLSAVVPLFDLAIWDTGIQSAPDTFRHVPTLHGTVSVFQNAVMEELPLSRLVEVGGSVEISGNPALRSLEGLRNLSMVDGGIGITNNGALTSVSGLKNLTLVKNHLSVTDNPQLLDVRFESVSTLQSLAITGNAMLEHVGSMPSLRRIHYGVSLEDNPRLSSVTDLPEFLSMGGLTLTRNALLTDLSGFHRVTWMFSLVVTGNDALTDLGTLSALHALEMLEVRDNPALTRLNLPALADVRRAFHVTGNAQLPSCWATLLADSAYTGPQEERVIEDNDSGTPCQL; encoded by the coding sequence ATGCGATGGACATGGCTGTGGATGGTGATGTTCGTCGCCGGGTGCGACGCCATCGACCTGCGCCGACTGGTGACTCAGCACGAGGCCCGCACACGGGTCGACACGGAGCCCGCGGGCCCGAACTGTGAGCATGGTGGCAAGGCGGTGCTCTCGGGTCTGGACCTGGATGCCAATGGCAGCCTCGACGACACCGAGGTCACGGGGACCGAGTATGTCTGTGCCACCCTCGCCCCGGGCGTGCTGGTGCGCACGCGGCCGGTTCCTCGCGGCGAGGCCTGCCCCCACGGAGGGAGTCTCTCCCAGGCGGGGATGGACCTGGATGGGGACGGAATCCTCTCCGACGACGAGGTGACCCGGGAGGTTCAGGGCTGCATCGAGCCCGAACCCGTGCGCGTGGTGGCCCGCGTCCGGGAGCTCACGACGTATCCCTACGTGTGCCGGTATGGAAACTCGCTCGTGGAGGCGGGCGTGGACCTCAACGGGAACGGCGTGCTCGACGAGGACGAGCTCCGGGCGGCGGTGCGCCTCTGCTCGAACTTCGAGACGACGCTGCTCCGCCAGCGGCCGGAACCCGTGGGCCCGAACTGCGCCACCGGCGGCACCGTGGTGGAGGCGGGCGTGGATGGGAACCGGAACGCGGTGCTCGATAACGAGGAGGTCCTCGCCACCACCTACGTGTGCCAACCGCTGGTGACACACCATGGAATGCTCGTCGTGGAAGACGCCGCGGACGTCGAGGCGCTGCGCGGCATCTCCAACATCCGTGGCAACCTCACCCTCCAGGCCCCCGACGTCACGGAGCTCGTGCTCCCAGGCCTCGTGTCCGTGGAAGGCACGCTGGAGATTCACGGCGCGGCGCTGCAGCGCGTGGAGCTGCCGGCGCTGCGCTACGTGGGGGGAACCCTGAGCATCAGCGGCACACAGCTCAGCACGTTGCACGTGGGCCCCCAGGAACACGATGCACTCGCCCAGGTCCGGGTTCACAGCCTCGGGCTCCGGACGCTCCCGAGCCTGACGTCCCTGGCGGGCCTGTCCGCGGTCGTGCCGTTGTTCGACCTGGCCATCTGGGACACCGGCATCCAGTCAGCCCCGGACACCTTCCGCCACGTCCCGACACTGCACGGCACCGTCTCTGTCTTTCAAAATGCCGTGATGGAGGAGCTGCCCCTGTCGCGGCTCGTCGAGGTGGGCGGGAGCGTGGAGATTTCAGGCAACCCCGCGCTCCGGTCCCTGGAGGGACTGAGGAACTTGAGCATGGTCGACGGCGGCATCGGCATCACGAACAACGGCGCCCTGACGTCCGTGTCCGGGCTGAAGAACCTCACCCTCGTGAAGAACCACCTCAGCGTGACGGACAACCCCCAACTCCTGGACGTCCGCTTCGAGTCCGTGTCGACACTGCAAAGCCTCGCCATCACCGGCAACGCGATGCTGGAGCACGTGGGCTCGATGCCGTCGCTGCGTCGCATCCATTATGGCGTCTCCCTCGAGGACAACCCGCGACTGTCGAGCGTGACGGACCTGCCGGAGTTCCTGAGCATGGGGGGCCTCACCCTCACCCGCAACGCCCTGCTGACGGACCTGTCTGGGTTCCATCGGGTGACGTGGATGTTCAGCCTGGTCGTCACCGGCAACGACGCCTTGACGGACCTGGGCACCTTGAGCGCGCTCCATGCACTGGAAATGCTGGAGGTCCGGGACAATCCCGCGCTCACTCGGCTGAACCTGCCTGCCCTGGCGGACGTGCGCCGCGCCTTCCACGTCACGGGCAACGCCCAGCTCCCCTCTTGCTGGGCCACGCTCCTGGCCGACAGCGCCTACACGGGACCCCAAGAAGAACGCGTCATCGAGGACAACGACAGCGGTACGCCGTGCCAGCTCTAG
- a CDS encoding DUF7151 family protein produces the protein MRWTWLAVVVLASGCEGIDLRKLVTQHEVLTRGADEPKGAQCPEGGRALHAGLDLNDNGVLDDDEVTRTEYVCDTAVEGLLVHLQTLPPGERCPFGGHVSRAGQDVNGNGVLDDGEVTREVHGCTERVAEPVLHRTRHFPAPPSTPPWQCTWGLTRVEAGTDTNGNGLLDDTEVRAMTSVCIDPAHVQVKHSAEAPGTRCTAGGTRVEVGFDDDGDGVLRGPEVRGTAFVCEALLTLHGNYEVKSPADLAALQRISRVQGILTIDETALTEVRLPGLAVVDRTFRIWNNPLLTHIELPGLRFVGDDLDVSANLKLGALNAGGADYQLLLVGRSFVLSDNPTLKNPSGLAAISPRYSMLLMRNASLEFHPGEDTPFVSIVILLGSLDVIGNDMLQTIPFGQLFHVQDVRIENNASLRDLGSFNPASITGGLVVTGNASLLDWTGLSRVRHLTSLKVADNPLLTGLTGLSSLKTLTSLHVADNASLVHFDLPELSHVTESFTVWNNARLPTCLASALAAAVYTGEAERLDISGNDDAASCAP, from the coding sequence ATGCGATGGACCTGGTTGGCGGTGGTGGTGCTCGCATCCGGCTGTGAGGGCATCGACCTGCGGAAGCTCGTCACGCAGCACGAGGTCCTCACCCGGGGGGCTGACGAGCCCAAGGGTGCCCAGTGCCCCGAAGGCGGACGCGCACTCCACGCGGGCCTGGACCTGAACGACAACGGCGTGCTCGACGACGACGAGGTGACCCGCACCGAATACGTCTGCGACACCGCCGTGGAGGGCTTGCTGGTGCACCTGCAAACCCTGCCGCCCGGTGAGCGGTGCCCTTTCGGTGGCCACGTGTCCCGAGCGGGACAGGACGTGAATGGCAACGGCGTCCTCGACGATGGCGAAGTCACCCGAGAGGTCCATGGCTGTACGGAGCGAGTCGCCGAGCCCGTGCTGCACCGCACGCGGCATTTTCCCGCGCCGCCCTCGACGCCACCGTGGCAATGCACCTGGGGCCTCACGCGGGTGGAAGCCGGTACCGACACGAATGGCAACGGGCTGCTGGACGATACCGAGGTCCGCGCCATGACCAGCGTGTGTATCGATCCGGCACACGTTCAAGTGAAGCACAGCGCCGAAGCGCCTGGCACGCGCTGCACAGCCGGGGGAACGCGGGTCGAGGTGGGGTTTGACGATGACGGCGATGGCGTGCTCAGAGGCCCGGAGGTTCGCGGGACCGCCTTCGTCTGCGAGGCGCTCCTCACCCTCCATGGCAACTACGAAGTGAAATCCCCCGCCGACCTCGCCGCGCTTCAGCGCATCTCTCGCGTCCAGGGCATTCTCACGATTGACGAGACAGCTCTGACGGAGGTGCGCTTGCCAGGGCTCGCGGTGGTGGACCGGACATTCCGAATCTGGAACAACCCGTTGCTGACCCACATCGAGCTACCGGGCCTGCGCTTCGTAGGCGACGACCTCGACGTGTCCGCCAATCTGAAGCTGGGTGCGTTGAACGCGGGAGGTGCGGACTACCAACTCCTGCTCGTGGGGCGCAGCTTCGTCTTGAGCGACAATCCTACCCTCAAGAATCCAAGCGGGCTCGCAGCGATCTCGCCCCGCTACAGCATGCTGCTGATGCGCAACGCCTCGCTGGAGTTTCACCCCGGTGAGGATACGCCGTTCGTCAGCATCGTCATCCTCCTGGGCTCGCTGGATGTCATCGGAAACGACATGCTCCAGACGATCCCGTTCGGGCAGCTCTTCCACGTCCAGGATGTCCGCATCGAGAACAACGCTTCACTGCGCGACTTGGGATCCTTCAATCCCGCAAGCATCACCGGCGGACTGGTGGTCACGGGAAATGCGTCACTGCTCGACTGGACGGGCCTCTCACGGGTGCGGCACCTGACGTCGCTGAAAGTGGCGGACAACCCCCTGCTCACAGGTCTGACGGGGCTGAGCTCATTGAAGACACTCACCTCCCTTCACGTGGCGGACAACGCGAGCCTCGTGCACTTCGACCTGCCCGAGCTGAGCCACGTCACCGAATCGTTCACCGTCTGGAACAATGCCCGTCTGCCGACCTGTCTCGCTTCAGCGCTGGCGGCCGCTGTGTACACGGGCGAAGCCGAACGGCTGGACATCAGCGGCAATGACGATGCCGCCAGTTGCGCCCCTTGA
- a CDS encoding DUF7151 family protein, with the protein MRRMWMAVCVLAMGCDGISLDQLIRQHPPLTRLESEPGGANCALGGHAVHTGLDVNDNGLLEPDEVTATTYACTTSVPGVLLSVRDEPPGGNCPEGGKAYRAGHDLNRNDALEDSEVTSEAYGCVSSEAVLTRIREQEPRVFPCHEGGSRVEAGQDVNGNGELDDSEVRATTILCVSNDAVRVRLYPAAPNLACPTPNTQVDVGTDINQDGVLSTNEVADTLFVCQPLHTLMGNHHVRSAVDLAVLGGISRIRGSLTFSTESLQQAVLPDLMQVEGALEVLDTSLTRVELPALRFVGHSLTVARNPVLQTLTLGSGNLAPLWVQGQFDLVSNPVLPTLAGVAAVAPRSSILIKGNANLDGGYFAYIAEHLASITLEDNAKLSTIPFRNLQWLGGSLTLARNSRMGNLTGTVLQQVGGDLIVQDNEALSTLSGMPELASIGGTFSVRANANLRSTEGLSALAQVGIFEIDGNPVLESVEAFPELKRITHGIRINGNARLHGLWQFKGLQHLGFLLVRNNPALARLQGFGFVQTMTTLNLENNASLTDLSDFSSLRTVEELNVLSHERLVRLDLHRLEVVTRSFAVTENTSLPNCLAVSLAARVVQGFSAEIHGNDTTATCD; encoded by the coding sequence ATGAGACGCATGTGGATGGCGGTCTGTGTACTCGCCATGGGCTGTGATGGCATCTCGCTGGACCAGCTCATCCGACAGCATCCGCCCCTCACCCGGCTCGAGTCCGAGCCCGGCGGCGCCAACTGCGCGCTCGGCGGCCATGCCGTCCACACGGGCCTGGACGTCAATGACAACGGCCTCCTCGAACCGGACGAGGTGACCGCCACCACCTACGCCTGCACCACGTCCGTCCCTGGTGTGTTGCTCAGCGTTCGAGACGAACCTCCCGGTGGGAACTGCCCCGAGGGCGGGAAGGCATACCGCGCGGGTCACGACCTGAACCGCAATGACGCCTTGGAGGACAGCGAAGTCACGAGCGAGGCCTACGGCTGCGTCAGCTCCGAGGCAGTCCTCACGCGCATCCGTGAGCAGGAGCCGCGCGTCTTCCCATGTCACGAGGGCGGCTCGCGCGTGGAGGCCGGCCAGGATGTGAATGGGAACGGCGAGCTGGACGACTCGGAGGTCCGAGCGACCACCATCCTCTGCGTGTCCAACGATGCGGTCCGGGTGCGCCTGTACCCGGCGGCGCCCAACCTGGCGTGCCCCACACCCAACACGCAGGTCGACGTGGGCACCGACATCAATCAAGACGGCGTGCTCAGCACCAACGAGGTGGCGGACACCCTGTTCGTGTGCCAGCCCTTGCACACGCTGATGGGCAACCATCACGTGCGGAGCGCGGTGGACCTCGCGGTGCTGGGAGGCATTTCACGCATCCGCGGCAGCCTCACCTTCAGCACGGAGTCCCTTCAGCAGGCTGTCCTTCCAGACCTGATGCAGGTCGAGGGCGCGCTCGAAGTCCTCGATACATCCCTCACGCGCGTGGAGCTGCCCGCGCTACGCTTCGTCGGCCACTCGCTGACCGTGGCTCGCAACCCGGTCTTGCAAACCTTGACGCTGGGCAGCGGCAACCTCGCGCCGCTCTGGGTCCAAGGACAGTTCGACCTGGTGTCCAACCCCGTGCTCCCCACGCTGGCCGGCGTGGCCGCGGTCGCGCCACGAAGCAGCATTCTCATCAAGGGCAACGCGAACCTCGACGGAGGCTATTTCGCCTACATCGCCGAGCACCTCGCCTCCATCACGCTCGAGGACAACGCGAAGCTCTCCACGATTCCCTTCCGGAATCTCCAGTGGCTGGGAGGCTCCCTCACGCTCGCCCGGAATTCGAGGATGGGAAATCTGACCGGGACGGTGCTCCAGCAGGTCGGCGGCGACCTGATTGTCCAGGACAACGAAGCCCTCAGCACGCTGTCCGGCATGCCGGAGCTGGCGTCCATTGGCGGCACGTTCAGCGTCCGGGCCAATGCCAACCTTCGCTCGACCGAGGGGCTGAGCGCGCTCGCCCAAGTGGGCATCTTCGAGATTGATGGCAACCCCGTGTTGGAGTCCGTGGAGGCGTTCCCCGAGCTCAAACGCATCACGCACGGCATCCGCATCAATGGCAACGCGCGGCTGCATGGGCTGTGGCAGTTCAAGGGCCTTCAGCACCTGGGCTTCCTGCTCGTCCGCAACAATCCCGCGCTGGCCCGACTGCAGGGCTTCGGCTTCGTCCAAACGATGACGACGCTGAACCTGGAGAACAACGCCAGCCTCACGGACCTCTCGGACTTCAGCAGTCTGCGCACCGTCGAGGAGTTGAACGTCCTCTCCCATGAGCGCCTCGTCCGTCTCGACCTGCACCGCTTGGAGGTCGTTACCCGCTCCTTCGCGGTCACGGAGAACACCTCGCTGCCGAACTGCCTCGCGGTGTCGCTCGCGGCACGGGTCGTCCAAGGGTTCTCGGCGGAGATTCATGGCAACGACACCACTGCCACCTGCGACTGA
- a CDS encoding caspase family protein, translating into MKTLGALLGAAALLLARGASAETVVRRALVIAHNGSDDPSLPSLRFADDDGVLWAETLQRLGVETTLLVAPDEATRASARPVLAGARPATPDEVKREVARLRAANLVDRELGRQTDVLLVYVGHGNTDEAGRAYFTLDGGRLDKASLYADVVDPLGADYVHVIVDACRASGVVGSRGGQTDAAVLAELRGMLAREQLATRPTVGAVFAESDDGETHEWSRIRAGVFSHVARSGLMGAADINGDGKVEYSELGAFVTASLQGVKGLPARLTLHAFAPTREPRRPLVGPSPKGPSLPLPSGLEHSRISVEDSDGRRLADVRRSEDQYVLLRLPERDVYWIRTPTQEARVTLAELSTGVLNLGDRELQERGPAEEALRKGLFAVPLDKEFYERYVTASGLAHVGVSQAFPASVGGGFPRFQMRRQDAASGWDLGWTGQQAPLGLSTLATGPTVTWRREARPSLYYGARATYGMTPIATDEIRTHRGALLGLLGAQAPSELRVPLFLEAGAGWGFLGVTRGATRMGDPTVFSTYTATGLMGTLAGVRLRVAATLTYDRVTLDDRNHWDRAFGFEVALRR; encoded by the coding sequence ATGAAAACATTGGGAGCGCTCCTCGGAGCCGCGGCGCTGCTGCTGGCCCGAGGTGCCTCGGCCGAAACCGTGGTTCGGCGTGCCCTGGTCATTGCCCATAACGGGAGCGACGACCCGTCGCTCCCGTCTTTGCGTTTCGCGGATGATGACGGCGTGTTGTGGGCGGAGACGCTGCAACGCCTGGGCGTGGAGACGACGCTGCTCGTGGCCCCAGACGAGGCGACTCGCGCCAGTGCGCGGCCCGTGCTCGCGGGCGCCCGCCCCGCCACCCCCGACGAGGTGAAGCGCGAGGTGGCCCGACTGCGCGCGGCCAACCTCGTCGACCGCGAGCTCGGAAGACAGACGGATGTGCTGCTCGTCTACGTGGGCCACGGCAACACCGACGAGGCCGGACGCGCCTACTTCACCCTCGATGGCGGCCGGCTCGACAAAGCCAGCCTCTACGCGGACGTGGTGGACCCGTTGGGCGCGGACTACGTCCACGTCATCGTGGATGCGTGCCGTGCCTCGGGCGTCGTGGGCAGCCGCGGCGGTCAGACAGACGCGGCGGTGCTCGCGGAGCTGCGCGGCATGCTCGCGCGTGAGCAGCTCGCCACCCGGCCCACCGTGGGCGCCGTGTTCGCGGAGAGCGACGACGGCGAGACGCACGAGTGGTCACGCATCCGCGCGGGCGTCTTCAGCCACGTGGCCCGCTCCGGCCTCATGGGCGCCGCCGACATCAACGGCGACGGCAAGGTGGAGTACAGCGAGCTGGGCGCCTTCGTCACCGCGTCCCTCCAGGGCGTGAAGGGGCTCCCCGCGCGCCTGACGCTGCATGCCTTCGCGCCCACCCGCGAGCCACGGCGACCCCTCGTCGGCCCCTCGCCAAAGGGCCCCAGCCTGCCGCTCCCCTCCGGGCTCGAGCACTCGCGCATCTCCGTCGAGGACTCCGACGGCAGACGGCTCGCGGACGTGCGGCGCTCCGAGGACCAGTACGTCCTCCTGCGCCTCCCCGAGCGCGACGTGTATTGGATTCGCACCCCCACCCAGGAAGCCCGCGTCACCCTGGCCGAGCTGTCCACCGGCGTCCTGAACCTGGGCGACCGGGAGCTCCAGGAGCGCGGCCCCGCCGAGGAAGCCCTGCGCAAGGGCTTGTTCGCGGTGCCGCTCGACAAGGAGTTCTACGAACGCTACGTGACGGCCTCGGGGTTGGCCCACGTGGGCGTGTCCCAGGCCTTTCCCGCGAGCGTCGGCGGTGGATTCCCTCGCTTCCAGATGCGGCGGCAGGACGCCGCGTCGGGTTGGGACCTGGGCTGGACGGGGCAGCAGGCGCCGCTCGGGTTGAGCACGCTGGCGACGGGGCCCACCGTGACGTGGCGACGGGAGGCACGGCCCTCGCTTTATTACGGCGCGCGCGCCACGTATGGGATGACCCCCATCGCCACCGACGAAATCCGCACCCACCGGGGCGCGCTGCTGGGGCTCCTGGGGGCGCAGGCGCCCTCGGAGCTGCGCGTGCCGCTGTTCCTGGAAGCGGGCGCGGGCTGGGGCTTCCTGGGCGTCACGCGCGGCGCGACGCGCATGGGCGACCCCACCGTGTTCTCCACGTACACGGCCACGGGACTGATGGGGACGCTCGCGGGCGTACGGCTGCGGGTGGCCGCCACGCTCACCTATGACCGCGTCACCCTCGATGACCGCAACCATTGGGACCGCGCCTTCGGCTTCGAAGTGGCGCTGCGACGCTGA
- a CDS encoding RNA polymerase sigma factor → MEAFRRGETSVLTQVYRTYSPEVLRYLSRKFSAGSDGGARTVALSALDLDAAHQETFVRAFRPNMRQAYDGVRPYLGFLLTVARSTAIDLMRASGRVSREAISMDDAPELTHLPTESRSPEEEALSEEVRDLVRRFLETLTDEGRALAQLRFVEGLSQESAAVQLQLTRGEVRVRERRLRTQFTEHLKASGWLDASAEPGRMELGVLLASLALCAIRSMPS, encoded by the coding sequence TTGGAGGCTTTCCGCCGGGGGGAGACGTCCGTCCTCACGCAGGTGTACCGGACGTATTCGCCGGAGGTGCTCCGCTACCTCTCGCGAAAGTTCTCGGCCGGTTCGGACGGGGGGGCGCGGACCGTCGCGCTGTCGGCGTTGGACCTGGACGCCGCCCATCAAGAGACGTTCGTCAGGGCCTTCCGGCCCAACATGCGGCAGGCCTACGACGGGGTGCGCCCCTACCTGGGCTTCCTCCTCACGGTGGCGCGCTCGACGGCCATCGACCTGATGCGCGCGTCGGGACGCGTGTCGCGCGAAGCCATCTCCATGGACGACGCGCCGGAACTCACGCACCTGCCCACCGAGAGCCGGTCGCCCGAAGAAGAGGCATTGAGCGAGGAGGTGCGCGACCTGGTCCGCCGCTTCCTCGAAACACTCACGGACGAAGGCCGCGCCCTGGCGCAGCTCCGTTTCGTGGAAGGACTGTCGCAGGAATCCGCCGCCGTACAGCTCCAACTCACCCGAGGCGAAGTGCGGGTGCGCGAACGACGGCTGCGGACGCAATTCACGGAGCATTTGAAGGCCTCGGGCTGGCTGGACGCATCGGCCGAGCCCGGGCGGATGGAGCTGGGCGTTCTGCTGGCTTCACTCGCCCTGTGCGCAATCAGGAGCATGCCCTCATGA